In Thermodesulfitimonas autotrophica, the following proteins share a genomic window:
- a CDS encoding helix-turn-helix domain-containing protein, which translates to MPSFGRRLKQALKEAGLTQKEAARTVGVTEQAMSNYVSGRIPEARILYRLARLCGRPMEWFLADEENEVEPEAPFAAIGGRIGRAMVWVGLTETEVARSLGVSEAEVKAMLEGRQLELPAIPKLCCLLRVTPEWLLSGEGEGPPDWSDLAAAREEFLRILTRIIVAVAASPPEKLRQVATDELPAENLLPEDLDLDRFFACIEKLLRAQKSSFATSVHLPPERHRGRKRGGDDP; encoded by the coding sequence ATGCCTTCCTTTGGCCGGAGACTTAAACAGGCCTTGAAAGAAGCCGGGCTGACCCAGAAGGAAGCCGCAAGAACCGTCGGGGTTACGGAACAGGCGATGTCAAACTATGTCTCCGGGCGGATTCCGGAGGCCAGGATTCTTTACCGCCTAGCCCGGTTGTGTGGCCGGCCCATGGAATGGTTTCTGGCCGACGAAGAGAACGAGGTAGAACCGGAGGCCCCGTTCGCGGCTATCGGAGGGCGAATTGGGAGGGCGATGGTCTGGGTCGGCCTCACCGAAACAGAGGTTGCGCGCTCCCTCGGGGTATCTGAGGCTGAAGTAAAAGCAATGCTCGAAGGCCGCCAGCTTGAGCTCCCGGCGATCCCGAAGCTGTGCTGCCTCTTGCGGGTGACCCCGGAGTGGCTGCTCTCCGGGGAGGGCGAAGGCCCTCCGGATTGGTCGGATCTGGCTGCCGCCCGCGAGGAGTTCCTGAGGATTCTGACCCGGATTATTGTGGCTGTTGCCGCCTCCCCTCCGGAAAAACTACGGCAGGTTGCCACAGATGAACTCCCAGCGGAAAACCTGCTGCCGGAAGACCTCGACCTCGATCGTTTCTTTGCCTGTATAGAAAAGTTGCTACGGGCCCAGAAAAGCTCCTTTGCAACCTCAGTGCACCTGCCTCCCGAACGGCACCGGGGGAGAAAAAGAGGCGGCGATGACCCGTAA
- a CDS encoding HD-GYP domain-containing protein, with translation MAALYFFTPLFVSRLKPYSFGRLLLLSPYWYGAFTVVLFASVVLLDSMAANPEYHYVVHFLYYLPVSAAALGHPLFGLAVGLFAALVETAGHYHLSPAGVIHFAVGAVTYGGLVGLLHFLQARIEFSAVIFNGFVSAFSRLLHERDAYTAHHSVTAAQLALRTTEELRLTPQQQAEAYLAGLLHDMGKVAIPDAILFKPQRLSREEWTLVKQHPVVGATLLAQIPGLEGVATAIRHHHERWDGTGYPDGLKGEAIPITARIVCVTDAFEAMLSHRPYRRGLSLPEAVAELERCAGSQFDPQVVTAVTRVVQAPDIASQLKLIEQQNR, from the coding sequence GTGGCCGCGCTGTACTTCTTCACACCTTTATTTGTTTCCCGCCTCAAGCCCTACTCGTTCGGCCGCCTGTTGTTGCTTTCTCCTTATTGGTACGGCGCTTTCACCGTCGTCCTTTTCGCATCCGTTGTTCTGTTAGATAGTATGGCGGCGAATCCGGAATACCATTATGTGGTTCACTTCCTTTATTATCTGCCCGTGTCCGCCGCAGCGCTCGGCCACCCGCTCTTCGGACTCGCCGTAGGGCTATTCGCAGCCCTGGTCGAAACTGCAGGCCATTACCACCTGAGCCCGGCAGGAGTAATCCATTTTGCCGTCGGTGCGGTTACATATGGCGGTCTGGTGGGTCTACTTCACTTTCTCCAGGCACGGATAGAGTTTAGCGCGGTAATTTTCAACGGCTTCGTAAGCGCGTTCAGCCGCCTCCTTCACGAGCGCGACGCCTACACCGCGCACCACTCGGTCACGGCTGCTCAGTTAGCTCTTCGTACAACCGAGGAACTTCGTCTAACACCGCAACAGCAGGCGGAAGCCTATCTTGCAGGGCTGCTGCACGACATGGGAAAGGTAGCCATACCGGACGCTATTCTCTTCAAGCCCCAGAGGTTAAGTCGCGAAGAATGGACGCTGGTCAAGCAGCACCCGGTGGTAGGAGCCACCCTCCTGGCGCAGATTCCCGGACTGGAAGGAGTGGCCACGGCGATACGGCACCACCACGAACGCTGGGACGGCACCGGGTATCCGGACGGGCTCAAGGGGGAAGCGATTCCCATCACCGCCCGGATCGTCTGTGTTACCGACGCCTTCGAAGCGATGCTCTCGCACCGTCCGTACAGGCGAGGACTTTCGTTGCCGGAAGCAGTGGCAGAGCTTGAGCGGTGTGCAGGTAGCCAGTTTGACCCGCAGGTGGTAACGGCGGTTACAAGAGTCGTACAGGCGCCGGATATTGCGTCGCAGCTGAAGCTCATAGAGCAGCAAAATAGATAG
- a CDS encoding response regulator, whose translation MRLLLIDDDTLIFESLQAALAPAGYPCDWYTDPAQAVKPYRPGQYDVLLTDMPQMSGTDVLRQVRSRY comes from the coding sequence TTGCGGCTTCTTTTGATCGACGACGACACCCTTATTTTCGAGAGCCTGCAGGCAGCGCTTGCGCCTGCAGGCTACCCCTGCGACTGGTACACCGACCCCGCGCAAGCAGTTAAGCCATATCGGCCCGGGCAATACGACGTCCTGCTCACCGATATGCCCCAGATGAGCGGGACCGACGTTTTGCGGCAGGTGCGGTCGAGATATTGA
- a CDS encoding ABC transporter permease, translating to MLDFYTVFWREMLAFRRSFWKFTATRLISPFLYLVAFGWGLGRNITVNGGSYLDFVVPGIIALSAMTVSFNAVGVSLNMSRLYHKTLEEYLLAPVSSFSFVLGKVLAGTVRGLVAALIILVLGFLFGARPAAGLGFFTVIFLTCFLFAALGVVAAMTVPSHEDMSNFSTFVILPMAFLCGTFFRAENLPRVVADLIYCLPLTHTSYALRALAAGKGLPLVSLAVLAGYVAVCLAAAVWTVRRLR from the coding sequence ATGTTGGATTTCTACACCGTCTTCTGGCGGGAAATGCTTGCCTTTCGGCGGAGCTTCTGGAAGTTCACCGCCACGCGCCTGATAAGCCCTTTTCTGTACCTCGTCGCTTTCGGCTGGGGTCTCGGGCGAAACATTACCGTAAACGGCGGTTCCTACCTCGATTTTGTCGTTCCCGGCATCATTGCGCTCAGCGCGATGACGGTGAGCTTTAACGCCGTGGGGGTTTCGCTCAATATGAGCCGCCTCTACCATAAGACCTTGGAGGAGTACCTCCTGGCCCCGGTCAGCAGTTTCTCCTTCGTTTTGGGTAAGGTACTGGCAGGCACGGTCCGGGGGCTGGTGGCGGCGCTCATTATCCTGGTCCTCGGTTTCCTTTTCGGCGCCCGGCCGGCAGCGGGTTTGGGATTTTTTACCGTTATCTTTCTTACCTGTTTTCTCTTCGCCGCCCTCGGAGTAGTGGCGGCGATGACGGTGCCTTCCCACGAGGATATGTCCAACTTCAGTACCTTCGTCATCCTGCCGATGGCCTTCCTTTGCGGCACCTTCTTCCGGGCGGAGAACCTGCCCCGGGTCGTGGCCGACCTCATCTACTGCCTGCCTCTGACCCACACCAGCTACGCCCTGCGCGCGTTAGCGGCGGGCAAGGGGCTACCGCTCGTCTCCCTCGCTGTTCTCGCTGGTTACGTGGCGGTTTGCCTTGCTGCCGCCGTTTGGACTGTGCGCCGGCTGCGCTGA
- a CDS encoding ABC transporter ATP-binding protein has translation MIEINGLTKDFGSLRAVDQLSLRIEKGEIFGLLGPNGAGKTTTVRMLTMLTRPTAGEAYIAGYEVQRDLARVRHAIGVVPQHMNLDQELTARENLELHGRLYKIPRAERQRRIEELLSFVELADRADEFVNRFSGGMKRRLMIARALLHRPQVLFLDEPTVGLDPQTRRRMWDLVRRMNREGVTVLLTTHYIEEAEALCHRVGIMDRGRLIAIGTPAALKEQVGRFVVEGFDGAGATYAFFGTREEAVGYAGSLSEAVTIREATLEDVFVKLTGRKVRD, from the coding sequence TTGATCGAAATCAACGGATTAACCAAAGACTTCGGAAGCCTCCGGGCGGTGGACCAGCTTTCTCTCCGGATCGAAAAGGGTGAGATCTTCGGTCTGCTCGGCCCTAACGGGGCCGGGAAGACCACCACCGTCCGGATGCTAACGATGCTCACCCGGCCAACCGCCGGCGAGGCCTATATCGCTGGGTACGAGGTGCAGCGAGACCTGGCGCGGGTGCGCCACGCGATCGGCGTGGTGCCGCAGCACATGAACTTAGATCAGGAGCTTACCGCCCGGGAAAACTTGGAGCTGCACGGGCGCCTGTACAAAATTCCGCGGGCGGAGCGGCAGCGGCGGATCGAGGAGCTCCTATCTTTTGTGGAGCTCGCCGACCGGGCTGATGAGTTCGTGAACCGTTTCTCCGGCGGGATGAAGCGGCGGCTGATGATCGCGCGGGCGCTTTTGCACCGGCCCCAGGTGCTCTTCCTGGACGAACCGACGGTGGGACTTGACCCCCAGACCAGGCGGCGGATGTGGGACTTAGTGCGGCGGATGAACCGGGAGGGCGTCACGGTACTCCTCACCACCCACTACATCGAGGAGGCGGAAGCGCTCTGCCACCGGGTCGGGATTATGGACCGGGGGCGGCTGATCGCGATAGGCACGCCGGCGGCGCTGAAAGAGCAGGTGGGCCGCTTCGTGGTAGAAGGATTCGACGGCGCGGGCGCCACCTACGCCTTCTTCGGCACCCGGGAGGAGGCGGTCGGCTACGCCGGCAGTTTAAGCGAAGCGGTCACCATCCGGGAGGCGACCCTGGAAGACGTATTTGTGAAGTTGACCGGAAGGAAGGTGCGGGACTGA
- the metE gene encoding 5-methyltetrahydropteroyltriglutamate--homocysteine S-methyltransferase: MLVTNLGYPRIGRQRELKRLLESYWEGRCSTAELIDGAQATEEANWRRQLKLGIELLPVGDFSLYDHVLDTAVMFGLIPARFKPLSQNGGLDLYFALARGTEDAPALAMRKWFDTNYHYLVPEWDPETQPVLSRNLPLDAFRRAQRRLGTAGKPVVLGPFTFVKLSRVTNWQRALEAMVPPYAQMLQEMEAAGVEWVQVDEPALVCDVTAAELKALTATYTELARPLKNLKLILQTYFGSANWFSHLITLPVAGIGLDFVRGRRGNLANLEHYGFPPGKVLGAGIVDGRNVWRTNIEEALRLLEKLQSFVPRERLWLQPSCSLLHLPLSTAGEDSLPPALREALAFADERLAELRLLKRALAEGTGVVAAEISAANRALRALETMDHRRIPAVRARVAALKEEDFSRPTPFSERKELQKRRLGLPPLPTTTIGSFPQTPDLRAARARFRRGELGRQEYQALIREKIAAWIRLQERLGLDLLVHGEFERSDMVEYFAARLPGFALTTNGWVQSYGSRCVKPPILYGDVWRSQPLTVAETTYAQSLTSKPVKAILTGPVTFLKWSFVREDLSEQEVAYQLALVIRDEIRDLEREGIAAIQIDEPAFREGLPLRARDRERYLYWAVTAFRLATAGAGPETQIHTHMCYSEFGDIIHAIEGLDADVISLEAARSGAGVLAAFREAGYRRDIGLGVFDVHSPHPPEEEAMARLLREALRVFAAEQLWVNPDCGLKTRREEEAVTALERMVAVARRLRAALAPERHGKQNGPSKGAIGS; encoded by the coding sequence ATGCTGGTGACTAACCTCGGTTACCCCCGCATCGGGCGGCAACGGGAACTGAAGCGTCTGCTCGAATCTTACTGGGAGGGAAGATGCAGCACCGCAGAGCTAATAGATGGCGCCCAAGCGACAGAGGAAGCCAACTGGCGCCGGCAATTAAAACTCGGCATTGAGCTTTTGCCGGTGGGGGATTTCTCCCTCTACGACCACGTGCTCGATACGGCCGTGATGTTTGGTCTCATCCCGGCACGCTTTAAGCCCCTATCACAAAACGGCGGCCTCGACCTTTACTTCGCGCTGGCCCGCGGTACGGAAGATGCGCCGGCGCTGGCAATGCGGAAGTGGTTCGATACCAACTACCACTACTTGGTGCCGGAGTGGGACCCGGAAACGCAGCCGGTGCTCTCCCGGAATCTGCCGCTGGACGCCTTCCGTCGGGCGCAGCGGCGGCTCGGTACCGCCGGTAAACCGGTCGTCTTAGGGCCCTTCACCTTCGTTAAACTCTCCCGCGTGACTAACTGGCAGCGGGCGCTTGAGGCGATGGTCCCTCCCTACGCCCAGATGCTGCAAGAGATGGAAGCGGCGGGGGTGGAGTGGGTCCAGGTAGACGAGCCGGCACTCGTTTGCGACGTAACCGCGGCCGAGTTAAAGGCGTTAACCGCTACTTATACGGAGCTCGCCCGGCCCCTCAAAAACCTAAAGCTCATACTGCAAACCTACTTTGGAAGCGCCAACTGGTTCTCCCACTTGATCACCCTACCGGTGGCCGGCATCGGCCTCGATTTCGTCCGGGGGCGCCGGGGAAACTTGGCCAATCTCGAACATTACGGTTTTCCGCCCGGCAAGGTGCTCGGCGCCGGGATTGTAGACGGGCGAAATGTCTGGCGGACGAACATAGAAGAGGCCTTACGCCTTCTCGAAAAGCTACAATCCTTCGTTCCGCGCGAAAGGCTCTGGCTGCAGCCCTCCTGCAGCCTCCTGCACCTGCCGCTCAGCACCGCCGGGGAGGATTCCCTCCCCCCGGCCCTCCGGGAAGCGCTTGCCTTTGCCGATGAGCGGCTCGCGGAGCTTAGACTTCTTAAACGCGCCCTGGCTGAAGGAACCGGCGTCGTAGCCGCAGAAATCAGCGCCGCTAACCGCGCCCTGCGGGCCCTGGAAACGATGGATCACCGGCGTATCCCGGCCGTCCGGGCACGCGTGGCGGCGCTCAAAGAAGAGGATTTCTCGCGCCCCACGCCGTTTTCCGAGCGCAAGGAGTTGCAGAAGCGCCGCCTTGGCCTCCCGCCACTGCCCACTACCACCATCGGCAGCTTTCCCCAGACTCCCGACCTGCGCGCGGCGCGAGCGCGTTTCCGGCGCGGTGAACTGGGCCGCCAGGAATACCAAGCCCTCATCCGGGAGAAAATCGCGGCCTGGATTCGCCTTCAGGAGCGCTTGGGGCTCGACCTTCTTGTCCACGGCGAATTCGAGCGGAGCGATATGGTGGAGTACTTTGCTGCCCGGCTCCCCGGCTTCGCCCTCACCACTAACGGCTGGGTGCAATCTTACGGCTCCCGCTGCGTCAAACCGCCCATCCTTTACGGCGATGTCTGGCGGAGCCAGCCTTTGACGGTTGCCGAAACGACCTACGCCCAATCACTGACCAGCAAACCGGTCAAGGCGATCCTCACCGGCCCCGTGACCTTTCTAAAATGGTCCTTTGTGCGGGAAGACCTCAGCGAACAGGAGGTCGCCTACCAGTTAGCGCTCGTTATCCGGGACGAGATCCGCGACCTCGAAAGGGAAGGGATTGCCGCCATCCAGATCGACGAGCCCGCCTTCCGTGAAGGGCTGCCGCTGCGGGCCAGGGACCGTGAACGTTACCTCTACTGGGCGGTAACCGCTTTCCGGCTCGCCACCGCCGGTGCCGGCCCCGAAACGCAGATCCATACCCATATGTGTTACAGCGAGTTCGGCGACATAATCCACGCCATTGAAGGTCTTGACGCCGACGTTATCTCCCTCGAAGCCGCCCGCAGCGGCGCCGGCGTGCTTGCCGCCTTCCGCGAAGCGGGTTACCGGCGGGACATTGGTCTCGGCGTCTTTGATGTCCACAGCCCCCACCCCCCGGAAGAGGAAGCGATGGCGCGCCTCCTCCGGGAGGCGCTCCGGGTCTTTGCCGCCGAACAGCTCTGGGTCAACCCCGACTGCGGCTTGAAAACGCGGCGGGAGGAGGAGGCGGTAACAGCGCTGGAGCGGATGGTGGCCGTCGCCCGGCGGCTGCGCGCCGCGCTCGCCCCAGAACGGCACGGAAAACAAAACGGTCCGTCTAAAGGTGCAATAGGCTCTTGA
- a CDS encoding RHS repeat-associated core domain-containing protein gives MNGKLDPELLPPEAEVTRYVNDVSLDAPEVLLTADGEGNYLAAYSYGLDLLSVAHLDNTRPASQEPLYYLQDGLGSVRQLVTPAGKQRAKYDYDPFGLPLTGGKLPGANENVLYNPYGFTGEQHDRETGFIYLRARYYDPEVGRFISKDPFPGLLSMPLSQNGYSYVENNPVNFTDPLGLRKQDSKVTPGKNTRPIPKRKGKNLLDSEYPYGIGIALDYANIGSYKRSSVEASLWPPKFSATGETGVLILPEFRSNGTAATKCLGISGEAWAGASGDIGGIGLGGKAYLVEGERTWVIGAGRYKIELTVRGTLGSIGAAAGVDISRRRLKFGYHEWVGLEGELRITRR, from the coding sequence TTGAACGGGAAACTCGATCCGGAGCTTCTGCCGCCTGAGGCGGAAGTCACCCGCTACGTCAACGACGTGAGCCTGGACGCGCCCGAAGTGCTGCTCACCGCCGACGGTGAAGGCAACTACCTGGCGGCCTACAGCTACGGCCTCGATCTCCTGAGCGTGGCGCACCTTGACAACACAAGACCCGCTTCCCAGGAGCCGCTCTACTACCTGCAGGACGGCCTGGGCAGCGTGCGGCAGCTTGTCACTCCCGCCGGAAAGCAGCGGGCGAAATACGACTACGACCCCTTCGGCCTGCCGCTGACGGGCGGGAAGCTCCCCGGGGCGAACGAAAACGTGCTCTACAACCCCTACGGCTTCACCGGGGAGCAGCACGACCGGGAGACCGGCTTCATCTACCTGCGGGCAAGGTACTACGACCCGGAAGTCGGGCGGTTCATCTCTAAGGACCCCTTCCCCGGCCTCTTGAGCATGCCGCTGAGCCAGAACGGCTACAGCTACGTCGAGAACAACCCGGTGAACTTCACCGACCCGCTGGGACTGCGGAAGCAGGACTCGAAGGTAACGCCGGGGAAGAATACACGCCCAATTCCGAAAAGAAAGGGTAAAAACTTGCTCGACTCAGAATACCCTTACGGAATCGGGATAGCTCTGGATTACGCCAACATAGGTTCTTATAAGCGATCATCGGTAGAAGCTTCGCTATGGCCCCCTAAATTTAGTGCTACGGGAGAAACAGGCGTACTTATACTGCCTGAATTTAGGAGCAATGGTACCGCAGCCACTAAGTGTTTGGGCATTTCGGGCGAAGCGTGGGCCGGAGCAAGCGGAGATATTGGAGGCATCGGCCTGGGAGGCAAAGCGTACTTGGTTGAAGGAGAAAGAACGTGGGTTATAGGTGCCGGCAGATACAAGATAGAACTCACGGTTAGAGGTACTTTAGGAAGTATTGGTGCTGCTGCGGGGGTAGATATTTCGCGGAGACGTCTTAAATTCGGATACCATGAATGGGTGGGATTAGAAGGAGAATTGCGAATTACACGACGTTAG
- a CDS encoding zinc ribbon domain-containing protein: MDPVVLWFITVFLIMGLGIVIPIAIYRRRRIKCFMLKIASLTAVAIFIMAFPTFKLLFPEGIFYWGKRYGFWGLLGEAVVLGIGGFIGSIVYIWSIWSFGQSFDLPRKNTVFKTKNFWALLTAEMSLWDASCESETKVKDKPKIAKKEAGYKQWIWLDWLVCFPLLIGIILVLVLVWNFPASGSMIVAVIVVAIYITTLRKLWRSRFPNLYREWTCSACQASVPRDATACPKCGAHFEN; this comes from the coding sequence ATGGACCCTGTGGTTCTGTGGTTTATAACGGTATTCCTGATTATGGGTTTAGGAATAGTAATCCCGATAGCTATATACCGGCGGCGGCGAATAAAATGCTTTATGCTCAAAATTGCTTCACTCACAGCAGTCGCGATATTTATAATGGCCTTTCCTACCTTTAAGTTACTTTTTCCCGAAGGAATATTTTACTGGGGGAAGCGGTACGGATTTTGGGGACTTCTGGGAGAAGCGGTTGTTTTAGGAATCGGAGGTTTTATTGGAAGTATCGTATATATATGGTCTATCTGGTCTTTTGGTCAATCTTTCGACCTTCCCCGAAAAAATACTGTTTTTAAAACTAAGAACTTTTGGGCGTTATTAACCGCAGAAATGAGCCTGTGGGATGCAAGCTGCGAATCTGAAACAAAAGTAAAAGATAAACCTAAGATAGCAAAAAAAGAGGCGGGCTATAAGCAGTGGATATGGCTTGACTGGTTAGTTTGCTTTCCGTTGCTGATCGGGATAATCCTGGTACTTGTGTTGGTGTGGAATTTTCCTGCGTCAGGAAGCATGATCGTGGCAGTTATTGTAGTTGCCATATATATCACCACCTTGAGGAAATTATGGCGGTCACGCTTCCCTAATCTTTACAGGGAATGGACCTGCTCTGCCTGCCAGGCTTCCGTTCCTCGAGATGCAACAGCCTGCCCAAAATGTGGCGCGCATTTTGAGAATTGA
- a CDS encoding RHS repeat-associated core domain-containing protein, producing MLLTADAEGNYRAAYSYGLDLLSIEHLDNTRPKAQEPLYYLQDGLGSVRQLVTPAGRPRAKYDYDPFGLPLTGGKLPGANANVLYNPYGFTGEQHDRETGFIYLRARYYDPETGRFMSRDPVPGTVFNPLSLNAYLYVLNNPVNLVDPSGKDWFKVGLAITSGSFLAVGLVGLAVSSPVIIGVATFAGFVVTGVSMGYTEWQYRQGKISKAERNTSLALGGLGLLTGGVGRVASGMVGTIAKGLSVGIGKTTATYNFAKGLAEEITLQPRKKVRPRPPVPKPGHPPKKQKRDAA from the coding sequence GTGCTGCTCACCGCCGACGCTGAAGGCAACTACCGGGCGGCCTACAGCTACGGCCTCGATCTCTTGAGCATCGAGCACCTTGACAACACTCGTCCCAAGGCGCAGGAGCCGCTCTACTACCTCCAGGACGGCCTGGGCAGCGTCAGGCAGTTGGTGACGCCTGCCGGCCGCCCGCGGGCGAAGTACGACTACGACCCCTTCGGCCTGCCGCTGACGGGAGGTAAGCTCCCCGGCGCGAACGCCAACGTGCTTTACAACCCCTACGGCTTCACCGGGGAGCAGCACGACCGGGAGACCGGCTTCATCTACCTGCGGGCGCGGTACTACGACCCGGAGACCGGGCGGTTTATGAGCCGCGACCCGGTGCCGGGGACGGTGTTCAACCCGCTGAGTTTAAACGCGTATCTCTACGTGTTGAATAACCCGGTAAACTTAGTGGACCCGAGCGGAAAGGATTGGTTCAAAGTTGGGTTGGCTATAACAAGCGGCTCTTTCTTAGCGGTAGGTTTAGTAGGTTTAGCAGTTAGTTCACCTGTTATTATTGGTGTAGCAACATTTGCAGGATTTGTCGTAACCGGAGTATCTATGGGTTATACCGAATGGCAGTATAGGCAAGGCAAGATTTCCAAGGCAGAACGTAACACTTCTCTGGCTCTGGGAGGTTTGGGGCTACTTACTGGCGGTGTGGGCCGAGTTGCAAGTGGTATGGTAGGCACTATCGCTAAAGGGCTTTCTGTGGGCATAGGGAAAACTACGGCAACTTATAATTTCGCAAAAGGGTTGGCAGAAGAAATAACCCTGCAGCCCAGAAAGAAAGTTAGACCCAGACCGCCTGTACCTAAACCAGGGCATCCGCCTAAGAAACAGAAGCGAGACGCTGCCTAA